The nucleotide sequence TTGGGCAGCGGCACCGTGCGCAGCACCGAGAAGACCGCCGCCGCGTCCGTGGACGACACCACCGCGCCGATGATCAGCGCCTGTCGCCAGTCCAGTCCCACCACATAGTGCCCTGCGGTCGCGGTGAGCCCCACGCTCACCGCGACACCCACGGTGGACAGGACGGCGGCCGCCGGCAGGGCGGGTTTGATCTCGCCCCACTTCGTGCCGAGACCGCCTTCGGCCAGGATGACGACCAGCGCGGCGTAGCCGAGGACCTGCGTCAGCTCGGCGTCGTTGAAGGTGACGCCGATCCCGTCCGTGCCGATCGCGACGCCGATCCCGAGATAGATCAGCAGCGTGGGCAGCCCGCTGTGCGAGGAGATCCTTACGGCCACCACCGCGAAAAGCAGGACGAGCGAGCAGATCAACAGCAGTTCATTGAGGTGGTGAACAGTCAGGGGCCGACCCTTTCTCACGGGAGCGGAGGGAACGCTGCGAACAGGTCCCCGCCGACCGGAACTTCATTGCCTTACCTAACATTTTACGGGATCTTGACGCGAGCCTCCCACGAGGAGTCTTCGCCGAGGTGTACGAGCCCGGTCGGTGGCCGGTGCGAAGCGTCAGTCATGACTCCGCGTAGGGGTGGCGACAGCGCTGCGCCTATGGTTGCTCCAGCACTCCAGGTTCACCCTGCCCCTCGAAGGACAGCGATGCCCGCCAACACAACCGGCTCTTCTCCCAAAAAGAAGAAGAGCCGACGTCTCCGCCTGATCGTGATCGCAGTCGTGCTGCTGCTCGTCGGGGGCGTCGGCTACGGCGCGTACTGGAGCATCAGTACAGTTCGTGCCTCATTCCCGGAGACCACGGGATCGCTGCAGCTGAAGGGGTTGTCCGGCCCCGTTCAGGTCAAACGTGACGGCTATGGGATACCTCAGATCTACGCCGGTACCTCCGAGGACCTCTTCCGGGCCCAGGGGTTCGTCCAGGCCCAGGACCGCTTCTGGGAGATGGACGTCCGCCGTCATATGACGGCCGGGCGGCTCTCGGAGATGTTCGGTTCCGGCCAGGTGGAGACCGACGCGTTCCTGCGCACCATGGGCTGGCACCGGGTGGCCAAGCAGGAGTACGACACCAAGGTGTCGCCCGCCACCAAGAAGTATCTGCGGGCCTACTCCGACGGCGTCAACGCCTATCTCAAGGACCACCAGGGCGATGCGCTGTCCGTCGAGTACGCGGCCCTGGACTTCAAGAACGACGGCTACAAGCCCGAGAAGTGGACCCCGGTCGACTCGTTGGCCTGGCTCAAGGCGATGGCCTGGGACCTGCGCGGCAATATGCAGGACGAGGTGGACCGCGCCCTGGCCTCCAGCAGGCTCAGCGCCAAGCAGATAGATGAGCTCTACCCGTCCTACCCGTACAGCCGGAACAAGCCGATCGTCCAGGGCGGCGGCGTCAACGAGCTGACGGACGAGTTCGACCCCAAGGCCACCCCGGCGGGCTCCACGAGCGGTACGGGCGGCACGGCGGACGGAGGGGCCGCCGGAGCCGCTCAGGGGCTGCAGAGCCAGCTCTCCTCGCTCTCCAAGACCCTGGACGACGTCCCGGCGCTGCTCGGCCCGAACGGGACCGGCATCGGCTCCAACTCGTGGGTCGTCTCCGGCAAGTACACGACCACCGGCAAGCCGCTGCTCGCCAACGACCCGCACCTGGCGCCCCAGCTGCCGTCCGTCTGGTACCAGATGGGGCTGCACTGCAAGCAGGTCACCAGCGCCTGTCCGTACGACGCGGCGGGCTTCACCTTCGCCGGCCTGCCCGGCGTGGTCATAGGTCACAACCAGGACATCAGCTGGGGCATGACCAACCTGGGCGCCGACGTCAGCGACCTGTACCTGGAGAAGGTCACCGACAACGGCTATCTCTACGACGGCAAGCAGCTCCCGTTCACCACTCGCGAGGAGACCATCAAGGTCGCGGGCGGCAAGAGCCGGACGATCACCGTCCGCACCACCAACAACGGCCCGATCGTCTCCGACCGCGATGACGAGCTCACCTCCGTCGGCAAGGACGCCCCGGTGGGCAGCGGCGCCGATGATGTGGCCCCCGACCGCGGCGACGGCTACGCGGTGGCGCTGAAGTGGACCGCGCTCACCCCGTCCAACACGATGGACGCGGTCTTCAAGCTGAACACCGCGAAGAACTTCAGCGACTTCCGTAAGGCGGCCAGCGACTTCGCGGTCCCCTCCCAGAATCTCATCTACGCCGACACCAAGGGCAACATCGGCTACCAGGCGCCCGGCCAGATCCCGGTCCGCTCCAGGGGCGACGGCCGCTATCCGGCGCCCGGCTGGGACTCGCGCTACAAGTGGAGCAAGTACATCCCGCAGTCGGCGCTGCCCTGGGAGCTCAACCCCGATCGCGGCTATATCGTCACCGCCAACCAGGCCGTCGTGGACAAGAAGAACTACCCGTATCTGCTGACCGACGACTGGGGGTACGGCGCGCGAAGCCAGCGCATCACCGACCTCATCGAGTCGAAGACCAAGGACGGCGGGAAGATCTCCACGGACGACATGCAGTCCCTGCAGATGGACAACGGCAGCGAGATC is from Streptomyces hygroscopicus and encodes:
- a CDS encoding penicillin amidase; protein product: MPANTTGSSPKKKKSRRLRLIVIAVVLLLVGGVGYGAYWSISTVRASFPETTGSLQLKGLSGPVQVKRDGYGIPQIYAGTSEDLFRAQGFVQAQDRFWEMDVRRHMTAGRLSEMFGSGQVETDAFLRTMGWHRVAKQEYDTKVSPATKKYLRAYSDGVNAYLKDHQGDALSVEYAALDFKNDGYKPEKWTPVDSLAWLKAMAWDLRGNMQDEVDRALASSRLSAKQIDELYPSYPYSRNKPIVQGGGVNELTDEFDPKATPAGSTSGTGGTADGGAAGAAQGLQSQLSSLSKTLDDVPALLGPNGTGIGSNSWVVSGKYTTTGKPLLANDPHLAPQLPSVWYQMGLHCKQVTSACPYDAAGFTFAGLPGVVIGHNQDISWGMTNLGADVSDLYLEKVTDNGYLYDGKQLPFTTREETIKVAGGKSRTITVRTTNNGPIVSDRDDELTSVGKDAPVGSGADDVAPDRGDGYAVALKWTALTPSNTMDAVFKLNTAKNFSDFRKAASDFAVPSQNLIYADTKGNIGYQAPGQIPVRSRGDGRYPAPGWDSRYKWSKYIPQSALPWELNPDRGYIVTANQAVVDKKNYPYLLTDDWGYGARSQRITDLIESKTKDGGKISTDDMQSLQMDNGSEIAKVLTPYLLKIDVKDDYVRQAQKLLESWDYTQDSDSAAAAYFNAVWRNTLKLAFGDKLPKELRVKGECLRVRPADDSGPLEDLNGNARLVRECGKRDADMAQPDGGDRWYEVVRDIIKDPKNNWWKTAGTRNNPGATNRDELLGQAMRAARSELTAKLGKDINSWSWGRLHRLTLKNQTLGTDGPGVVQWLLNRGPWNLSGGEAAVNATGWNAAGGYDVTWVPSMRMVVNLDNLDKSRWINLTGASGHAYNAHYTDQTEKWAKGELLPWAFNKSAVDKSTEDELALTP